Proteins encoded together in one Sander lucioperca isolate FBNREF2018 chromosome 17, SLUC_FBN_1.2, whole genome shotgun sequence window:
- the LOC116049076 gene encoding uncharacterized protein LOC116049076 isoform X3 — MEDRQLQQQLVYHHQLEVQQQQVDQLLLEVQLQLGIQQLVDQLQVEDQQQQLEVQLLLNPSTAAFTSRASIIKSTLEPFYQKAFSSFRFLKVISFSSGSIINNLALTFSSTSIPNNTQIGNVLVRAASNITAFNVDTTSISVDGTQVSSGVSHKISLITASFLVILSWLLSSQQ, encoded by the exons ATGGAGGATCGACAGCTACAACAACAGCTGGTTTATCATCATCAACTGGAG GTTCAACAACAACAAGTGGATCAACTGCTACTGGAAGTTCAACTACAACTGGGCATTCAACAATTAGTGGATCAACTACAAGTGGAGGATCAACAACAACAGCTGGAGGTTCAACTAC TGCTGAATCCATCAACTGCAGCATTTACAAGTCGAGCCTCAATAATAAAGTCAACA CTTGAACCTTTCTACCAAAAAGCATTTTCTTCATTCCGCTTCTTGAAGGTGATTTCATTCAG TAGTGGATCAATCATCAACAACTTGGCCCTTACATTTTCATCCACATCCATTCCTAATAACACTCAGATTGGAAATGTTTTGGTAAGGGCAGCTTCAAACATAACAGCTTTCAACGTTGACACCACCTCCATTTCTGTGGATGGCACAC AAGTTTCAAGTGGAGTAAGCCACAAGATCAGTCTCATCACTGCATCCTTCCTTGTAATACTGTCATGGCTACTGTCAAGCCAGCAATAG
- the LOC116049076 gene encoding probable serine/threonine-protein kinase cdc7 isoform X1: MEDRQLQQQLVYHHQLEVQQQVDSQQLEVQQQQVDQLLLEVQLQLGIQQLVDQLQVEDQQQQLEVQLLLNPSTAAFTSRASIIKSTLEPFYQKAFSSFRFLKVISFSSGSIINNLALTFSSTSIPNNTQIGNVLVRAASNITAFNVDTTSISVDGTQVSSGVSHKISLITASFLVILSWLLSSQQ, encoded by the exons ATGGAGGATCGACAGCTACAACAACAGCTGGTTTATCATCATCAACTGGAGGTCCAACAACAGGTGGATTCACAACAACTGGAGGTTCAACAACAACAAGTGGATCAACTGCTACTGGAAGTTCAACTACAACTGGGCATTCAACAATTAGTGGATCAACTACAAGTGGAGGATCAACAACAACAGCTGGAGGTTCAACTAC TGCTGAATCCATCAACTGCAGCATTTACAAGTCGAGCCTCAATAATAAAGTCAACA CTTGAACCTTTCTACCAAAAAGCATTTTCTTCATTCCGCTTCTTGAAGGTGATTTCATTCAG TAGTGGATCAATCATCAACAACTTGGCCCTTACATTTTCATCCACATCCATTCCTAATAACACTCAGATTGGAAATGTTTTGGTAAGGGCAGCTTCAAACATAACAGCTTTCAACGTTGACACCACCTCCATTTCTGTGGATGGCACAC AAGTTTCAAGTGGAGTAAGCCACAAGATCAGTCTCATCACTGCATCCTTCCTTGTAATACTGTCATGGCTACTGTCAAGCCAGCAATAG
- the LOC116049076 gene encoding uncharacterized protein LOC116049076 isoform X2 — translation MEGPQLQQQLVYHHQLEVQQQQVDQLLLEVQLQLGIQQLVDQLQVEDQQQQLEVQLLLNPSTAAFTSRASIIKSTLEPFYQKAFSSFRFLKVISFSSGSIINNLALTFSSTSIPNNTQIGNVLVRAASNITAFNVDTTSISVDGTQVSSGVSHKISLITASFLVILSWLLSSQQ, via the exons ATGGAGGGTCCACAGCTACAACAACAGCTGGTTTATCATCATCAACTGGAG GTTCAACAACAACAAGTGGATCAACTGCTACTGGAAGTTCAACTACAACTGGGCATTCAACAATTAGTGGATCAACTACAAGTGGAGGATCAACAACAACAGCTGGAGGTTCAACTAC TGCTGAATCCATCAACTGCAGCATTTACAAGTCGAGCCTCAATAATAAAGTCAACA CTTGAACCTTTCTACCAAAAAGCATTTTCTTCATTCCGCTTCTTGAAGGTGATTTCATTCAG TAGTGGATCAATCATCAACAACTTGGCCCTTACATTTTCATCCACATCCATTCCTAATAACACTCAGATTGGAAATGTTTTGGTAAGGGCAGCTTCAAACATAACAGCTTTCAACGTTGACACCACCTCCATTTCTGTGGATGGCACAC AAGTTTCAAGTGGAGTAAGCCACAAGATCAGTCTCATCACTGCATCCTTCCTTGTAATACTGTCATGGCTACTGTCAAGCCAGCAATAG
- the LOC118493534 gene encoding calphotin-like: protein MHQLLTIVVETPVKVDPLVVGPPVDDDKPAVVVAVEPPFVVEPPVVVDSPVVEPPPVVIESPVVVDASVVDSPVVVVEPSVVVDTPIVDPPVVVVDPSVAVEPSVVVEPSPVAIESPVVVDASVVDSPVVVEPSVVVDTPIVEPPVVVDPSVAVEPSVVVEPSPVVIESPVVVDTSVVDSPVVVEPSVVVDTPIVEPPVVVDPSVAVEPSVVVEPPPVVIESPVVVDASVVDKPVEVEPSVVDSSVVEPPVVVVGYSVVVDPPIVVDPFVVEPPVVVDSPVVEPPPVVVEPPVVVVGYSVVVDPPIVVDPFVVEPPVVVDSPVVEPPPVVVEPPVVVVGYSVVVDPPIVVESPVVVDPPVVESSVVGVVDPAVVSVDPLDVVESPVVVETPVKVDPLVVGPPVDDDKPAVVVAVEPPFL, encoded by the exons ATGCATCAGTTGTTGACAA TTGTAGTTGAAACTCCAGTAAAGGTTGATCCACTTGTTGTTGGACCTCCAGTTGATGATGATAAACCAGCTGTTGTTGTAGCTGTGGAGCCTCCATTTGTAGTTGAACCTCCAGTTGTTGTGGATTCTCCAGTTGTTGAACCTCCGCCTGTTGTTATTGAATCCCCAGTTGTAGTTGATGCATCAGTTGTTGATTcacctgttgttgttgttgaacctTCGGTTGTAGTTGACACACCAATTGTTGACCCACCAGTTGTTGTAGTTGATCCATCAGTTGCGGTGGAGCcttctgttgttgttgaacCTTCACCTGTTGCTATTGAATCCCCAGTTGTAGTTGATGCATCAGTTGTTGATTCACCTGTTGTTGTTGAACCTTCGGTTGTAGTTGACACACCAATTGTTGAACCACCAGTTGTAGTTGATCCATCAGTTGCGGTGGAGCcttctgttgttgttgaacCTTCACCTGTTGTTATTGAATCCCCAGTTGTAGTTGATACATCAGTTGTTGATTCACCTGTTGTTGTTGAACCTTCGGTTGTAGTTGACACACCAATTGTTGAACCACCAGTTGTAGTTGATCCATCAGTTGCGGTGGAGCcttctgttgttgttgaacCTCCACCTGTTGTTATTGAATCCCCAGTTGTAGTTGATGCATCAGTTGTTGACAAGCCAGTTGAAGTTGAACCTTCAGTTGTGGATTCTTCAGTAGTTGAACCTCCAGTTGTTGTCGTTGGATATTCAGTTGTTGTTGATCCACCTATTGTTGTGGA TCCATTTGTAGTTGAACCTCCAGTTGTTGTGGATTCTCCAGTTGTTGAACCTCCGCCTGTTGTT GTTGAACCTCCAGTTGTTGTCGTTGGATATTCAGTTGTTGTTGATCCACCTATTGTTGTGGA TCCATTTGTAGTTGAACCTCCAGTTGTTGTGGATTCTCCAGTTGTTGAACCTCCGCCTGTTGTT GTTGAACCTCCAGTTGTTGTCGTTGGATATTCAGTTGTTGTTGATCCACCTATTGTTGTGGAATCTCCAGTTGTAGTTGATCCACCTGTTGTTGAATCTTCAGTTGTAGGTGTTGTAGACCCTGCAGTTGTTTCCGTTGATCCACTTGATGTTGTTGAATCTCCAGTTGTAGTTGAAACTCCAGTTAAGGTTGATCCACTTGTTGTTGGACCTCCAGTTGATGATGATAAACCAGCTGTTGTTGTAGCTGTGGAGCCTCCATTT TTGTAG